ttgttcttctgGTCCTGTGATTCACCTACAAGGTCTCAGGCGCACTGACCCCTTCGAGCTGGCTGCCCAAAGTGCCCACACAAGTCCATGACACTACATTTTATCTCCATGAAGCAGTGCTGCAACTGAATAGCTCAGCTGCTTTCAAACTGCTTATTCTGCCAAACTATAAAccatgattttaaatgtttgtctgagAATTATGTCTCAATGTGTTTGattatgtatgttttatgtttatgtatgatttttttacttaaaagttGCTATACTTTAATATTCCCCTTTGCCTGGATACATATACCAGAGGTTTTATAAAGTGGGCGTCTCTGCAGGAAAAGCTTGACTACCTGTTAGTTTAAAGCTGAGTTTTTTCTTAATTCTTGGACACCAATGGGATCATGATTGTGTTACTTGATCCCATCAAACCCAATATTGGGACAAGAGTCTGTCATTGGCCACAGCTTTAAActctcatcacacacattttagtttCTCAAATCCCATGTGGTGCCACTTGGACATCATCTTCAGTGAATGTCCCACGTCATAGGGTTTTCTTCAGGTCTTTGATCATCAGACACCTGGGCTAACCAGCTGGGTGTGATAAGTACTCGACTTGTGTCCAAGTGGCGCGTAACACCACGGATCACCCTTCTTGACCAGCAGCCACCTTGATTCTTTTTCAGCTTCATGTATTATGTTTTTggtgctcctctctcctgcaaCCCCCTGATTCATGGATGATCTCCTTTTGATAACTGATGTAATAACTAGGCTTATGTAATGTCTTTCAGTTCCATTCACTGAGCCTCCCTGGAGCAGCCCAGCTCGCCTTTGATAAcctctgaaaataaaagaaacgaAAAATCAgcaatacaaaaaacaatacaatactaAGTGTACCAGCGTCCTTTTCAAATTACACTGATAAAACATCCAAATAAGTACATATGTATATAAGCACATTTGTAATTAATAAATTTTACTTATGAGTTTTTACAAACAGTCGGACACAGGAAGAAactttaattttccatttgCCTTTTGCACGGTTTGTCCCTCACCAGGCTTCATACTCCACAGCGTTGTTGCCATGGAGACTGAAGTGCCTACTAGACGCGAAAGGAGCTTGTTGTGCATGCTAGCAGGAGTTTAATTATCTTTGACGTGCCTAGATAAACAGCATTTGGGGTTTTATCGATAATAACAACGTCTTTAGATAACTTTGTGACCACAAATGTTGTAACTGTGTGTAAACGTTAAATCCTGAAGAGTGGCAGACGGTTTAAAGCCATGGACCAGCCCAATGAAGTGTGTGACACCATCATGCGTGAGCTAAACGATCTAGTGCTGTCTGATACTGATGAAAGTAAAGAGCAGCTGAGTTTTTCCTCTCACGAAGAGGTATGTATGACGTTAGCCTCCAGAACACTGAAATAGAATCATTAAATTAATGAACAGATAACGTTAATATAACATTCAGCGGACAGGTGATATTGACAGCAAGCTAAACGTAAGCTAGCAGTTTATGTCTTGGGTTTTTAGCATGTATTTTACGtgggctattttttttatttttgtatttttaatataatttcttATAGCGTATTTTCAAGTCTTTAAGGTTTTAAGTTAGCCTCAGGGGCGAAAAAGTCTAAGGGGAAGTTTCAACGTTTCCTTCATCACAAGTTATTGTTCATTGCATTtgtataaaatacatttttaagccATATAAATTAGACTTTTAAAGCAAATGACAACTGAGAAGTAGCCCCTGGGATGCTCAACAGGACAAGGGGCAGATAACGGATGTGTTATGGACACTTTTGGAATGCAATCTATGAATACTAATTGCAATTCGTTATATAGGctaatacattttcatgtaacCAGTCAGTCAAAGCTTCACCATGCTCATGTTTCAATTTCTATGTAGCAGACAAGTCAATCGGTCCCAATCAAGTCCCAAGTCACTTTTTTGGGCGGGAGGCCAAGTAAAGTAATGTCAAGTGGAGTCACAGGTCGAGTCAAGTCAAGTCCTTAGTTTAGCCAAGTCAGTCCCATGATTCCCCCTCAAGGTCCTGCAGTCTTGCCTACAGTATTCTGTGCTTTTTAGAGAAAGGACAAAGTCCTATATACAAGTACCTTGctaataatgatattattggCCACATTTTCTAATCTCTTTTAGAGTATAacaattaatatattttttgagTATTCAGTGAAGTACatttaatgatataaaataaataacataatgaaagcttatttatttcttaatttcgtcaaaatcagaaatacttcaacattttttatatttcatcaaaataaaacaaacacagagaagtcATTCTAGTCATCATGTCTCTAGTCTTTAACTTCCAAGTCACTTCGAGTTGAGtgtcaagtcatttattttctgtcaagtcaaGTTACAAATTCACATCTTTGCTATGTAGATAGAAGACTGAATATCCTTAACCATTATTGTATTCTGACAATAGGGGTTCGATGACATTCCACCATCACTGCTCAGCTACTTTGAAATCTcaaaaagcagagcagcagtctgTGAGAGGCTCATCCTTGAGGACCTTGAAGGtacaacattttgtttaataGCAAGTACATCATGCAACATCCTGCTGTTAGAGGCTTCTCTGTGGTAGACGAACATGGCACCTTCACTATTCTATCAATAAATTGTGCTGTATTTCAAGATATTTATGATAAAAAGATCACCAAATGATGCCATGATAGAGATTGTTTTCCATGATAATGGGTCATAcctggttttcttttaattgcttGTCAGACTTCACTGTATCACACCACCCTGAGGATGTGACGATCTTGTCCATTGGACACGATAAGGACATGATGAAACTGAATGAGCAGGTAAATGCTTCTTTTAACGGGTCCCTAAACATCTCAGTACATTCGGTTCATGAATTGTGGAAAACTAGTCTTAATCTATGTTCTCCTGATGCAGGTCATTTGTGACCCAGAAAATGAAGAGAACGGCATTTCCTCTGACACCCACCTTCTTGCATctacagaaacagagacactgtCAGACAGGCTTTGTACTCACAATATGTCACTGTGTTCGAACAATGAAGGTACAGAACATGGTTGTTCGGCTGAAAATAAGTGAAATGCAGGATAATTTTGGAAACgtaaaaaagtaatataaatcTAATAGACATGATAAAATCTTTCACAGTATGTACTTGATAGACAGCACAATGTAAATTTAAAGTGACTGACATATTAATATATTGTATGGAAGTTGATGCTAAATTatatttctttcctctctttttcattGCACTGTTGAGGCCTTGCTGAAGGTCTGATCATCTGGTTTGATAAAACTTCTTTGGTGATAGAACAGCTGCCCACAAGAGGTCACTGTTGTCCTCTTTTTGCTTTCATTATTGACAGTCGTGTGGCATAGTAATAATAAAGATCATTGTCTTTTGAAGAGATAATGAAGGGTTAAATTTTATCAGTGGTTATAACTTTGAGGGTAATGAGGCTTTTTGGCTGCATGTCTGGCATTGATATGTtttataaacataaaacagttatgtatatatatatattttaatgctgTAGCTGATGGAAATTGACAGTTTTAAAATTTTGACAGACTGCAACTGTTACACTAGTTCAGTTTCAAATACACTTGGAAGAGTGATGGTAAATTCCTGCTGACCTGCTCAAGTGCTGCCAAAATCatgggaaagaaaataaaagggaTGACTTGCTCAAAGGGAGCCAAATTTGAATGTGCATGTTTTGCTTGATAAGAAACTAAAAGAGCCTTATATTTTTGTACACAGATGAGGAGCATTTGCTGTTTGAAACGAGGACCCTCGACATCTCACTGAATGGCGTGGAGAGAAAGACAATGAGTGAGTACGAGGAAGAGCGAAAGAAACAACAGTATGAAGAGATGAAGctggaagaaaacaagagacaaaTTGAAAGAGACttccaggaggagctgaggaagatAATGGAAGCAGAAAAGGTGACTCACTCTGGACTGTCTTTACTCAACATGATTACTTGttataattattttcaaataaagcACATGTAGTTTTTGTTAAGCATTTCAGCTGAGCAAATGTTTAATCCCCCACTTTGTAGGGATTCCtcataaattaaaacagaaccTGGAACTTCACATATGTCTAAAAATAGATGTTATAATCAGGGAAGCGACAACTTGCAGAAAGAGCAGTCCAGCTTGAGTGCTTTTTAGAAGGATGCTGCATCCttgatttttaagaaaaattattctgtggagagagagaagatccAAAGAAGACACATGTATTCTCTGACAACATGATTAATAGTTGGTTGACAGAAAGCAAGTTGCCAGCAAGAGAGAAATGATTGCTGTCTGAATGAAGGCATCAGAGAGAATTTATATCAAGTTTATTCTTTCATTGTATCTCTCTGTATCCAGCTGCATCAGAAGGAAATTGAGTTGATGGAGAAGAGAGCTCAGGAAAAACTTGAACAGGAGTTTCTGCTCCAGCAGGTAGGCTTGAATCTTCTTgtcacattttcactgtttgtcCACCTGCCAAGGCCACCGCTGGTTGTTGCCAGTCCTGAAACttacaagcagaaaaaaaatatttcattatttcaacaaTATGGAATCAGCACATAATGTGGACAACCAACTGCCATTTTGAGTGTGTTGAGTGTTTCAATTAAGAAGTTCTTACCTTAAATACCAGACTATAATGACCATCATTTTGTGTTCATAGTTCAGTATTCCTCTTTAGGTTTTCAGGCTTTACGTGCCTGCAAGTAAATGTTTCTAATGAAATGGGACAACTTGCTCTGTTGTATTGACTTGTAATGATTCACCATTTTTAGGAACTGATCAGCAACTTACAGAGACGAGTGACggaagagaggagggtgagggaagaggagcagaatagaataaagaggaaaagagaagaggagaaagtgaagatggaggcagagaggaaaagaatggaggaagagagaaagatgagggaagaagaagacaagaggaaaagagaagaggagaaagttaagatggaggcagaaaggaaaagaatggaggaagagagaaagatgagggacgaagaagacaagaggaaaagagaagaggagaaagttcagatggaggcagagaggaaaagaatggaagaagagagaaagatgagggaagaagaagacaagaggaaaagagaagaggagaaaattaagatggaggaagagaggaaaagacaagaggaagagaggagaatcagggaagaggagcagaggaggatgaaggaagaGATAAAAATAGAAGAgatgaaacttaaaaaagaggaagaggaaagagggaggttggagagagaggaaaaatggagagaagaggagcaaATCAAGATTGATTGGGaaaggaggaagctggagaatGAGGTCAGAATGATGCAGgaggaacaaaataaagaaatgggAGAAGACatagagaggaaaaaggaggaagaggaggaaaggaaaagagaagaggaggaaggaagtaAGATAGAAGAGGCAACGAAGGAAAtggaaaagatggagacagagagaaaaatgatgaTAGAAATAAGACTGAAGAAGGAGGACAAGggcagaaagaggaaagagagaaaagacaaagaggggaGAGTAACTAAAGAGACTGAGGAGTGGAAGGAACAGGTCGGGgtgacagaaaaggaaaaggaagctAATGATAGAAAAAAGATGGCTCAGGAAAAGATGGATGAAGAAATGAGGAATGGggatgaaaatggaaatgtagaTGAAGAAATAATACTTGAAAGGAAAAAGTCAGACAAAATGTATAGAAAAAGGttagaggaggagaaagacagaaaaaacatggaggaggaaaaggatcCAAAGGAAGTGGTTAGAAACCAGGAAGgggaaaatagaaaaattaaAGAAGAACAAAGACCCATTGTagaggatgagaagaagaatACAGATGTAAGGAAaatagaagaggaagaaggggtAAGGAGGCAGACGGAAAAGATGAGGAGACTGAGGGTTGAAGACAATTACAAAAAATCAGAGGAAGACATGAGGCTCAGGGAAGAAAATAATTTGGACAACAGGAAGATGGAACATGAGcgcaaaacaaaagatgaacaGAATAAGCGGGAAGAGGTTGACAAAACAATGGGAGAAGAAATGAGAATCAAAGAAAAGGAGATAAGCAAAAACAGAATGATGCAGGTTTGGGGAAAGGAGGTAAATGTGGTAAAAGCACATGAGCtgcaagagaaaagagaagaacgCAGCATGAAAGGTCGCAATGAGAAAAAACATACAGATAAAAGAGAAAACTCCTCACCACGAGAAGACAGCacctcctggtcctcctcaAGCCTCAAGTCCTTACTTTGCCCTGATGGTACTAAGGCCATACCACAACAACAAGACCTATACAAGAAGATCAGTCAGACCTCTGCAAGGCCTTCCACTGGGTCTGTTTCTCTACCTGTGTGCCTCCCcgagcacacagagcagaggaggctgtCATGGATGAAGGACTGCATCCCCTGGTCTAAACTCTCCCTCCAGAACAGGAGGAAGCAGAAAGGATCCTTCCGTAGTCGGAGAGGGCTGAGGAGGGCAGCTGAGTCTGCCGGCAGTCTGCCGCCTCTGTGCCCAGAGTCTCTGCTTCAGTCCACAGGCTGGAAATCTCTGCAAGAGGTAAATACTCAAATcgaaaatcaaaaatataatgtttttaaatttaatgaCATGTGCCCAGGGATGTCTCGCATGCCAACTTAATAAAATCTGAGAAAACTCCTGAGCGCTGAAGCATCATTGTCTCTCTTTCAGGTGACCACAGTGACCATGGAGGACTTGCCTGGCTGTAGCTTATCCACTCTCGCCCAGTGCACTCAGCTTCGGTCCCTCAGCCTCAGACGCTGCAGCCTCAAATCCCTAGAAGGCATCAACCACCTACCACAACTCTGCTACATCGATGTACAGGTGGATACTCAGTCAATACATGATTACCACTCTTTACCACTCACCTCTCAAGTGAATTCAAGTAATCCAAGATCTTTACCTATTTCCATTTTGTACCGTTGAATAGTGCAGATCTCTGGCAGTGTTGGTTAAATATCACCtcaattgtgtgtgttttgctttgtctGGTCACAGGAAAATGACATCTCTTTTATCAACTGTGAAAACATGATCTGTTTACGAGTTCTTAAGCTCGGACACAACAAGCTGACGTCCATCCACGGTTTAGCTGGTGCTGAAAACTTGGACGTTCTGCACCTCTCACACAACTCCATCACCCGCATTGGTAGGAATCTGAAAGTGAATGTAATGTGAACCTTGCCAAGTCTGTAACACTCCACAAGggagcagcagctctctttttttcagtcccGGTCTTCCCTCACTCTTCTGCAAAGTACAttgaaaagtgatttatttactGAAGTAGACATGGGCCCTGAAGCCAAAGTCATAAAAAGATATCGGCCAGGCAAAAGGTTAAACACATTGAATGGTACATTCAGCTACTCTTAACATAGTTCTGTGACTCATGAACTCATAAAAATGGAGGGGTCATTTCAACGTAGGTTTTTTTAGACATGCGCATGCCTTATTTAGTGCCTATATGCAGATTGACCTGTGTTGTTTTCCTACCTCAATAAGTGGCTTCTCTTTTCTGCCTCATCCCTAGCTGGTCTGGAGTCTGTGAGGAGACTGCAGAGGTTGTCAGTGGATCACAACCAGCTCATCAGCACCAAAGGGCTGAGGGATGTTTACACTCTGCTCCACCTGGACTGCTCACacaatcacctgccaagtgtgGAGGGGCTGGAGAACAGTGCTCTGCTCAACACACTGGACCTGAGAGCCAACAGCCTtactgaggtaaaaaaaaaaaagtgtatagAAACTGATTTAGATGTGTACCTCCACAGGTTGTATTGAATTTACCCAAAATCATTCCTTTTTCATCTTGTAGGGATGTAAACAATAatacttttcttctttttctttgctgaaacaaaatctgaaaatatatttgtttatcGTTTTTAAGTAAAAACCCTAAATTTACTTTCTGAACAGGATTCTGTTTAGAAAGGTAGCTATTATGATAACCTCTTATATGGTTTCAAAGCTTCAAAATAGAAGCTTGAAAGGGTTACAGATACATTTGAGCTGATCTGTTTAAAttaacagaggaagagagagttgGAGAGTTATCGCTTTGAGCAGATCACAGTTGAATAGATTATCTTGACAAAACCACAGGCTGCTGTTTGGCAGTTCTGTTTGCAACAGATTTCCCACTGACTCTATAAATTAACGCCATGACGACTTATAGAACATGTCcaatgtttacatttcttgaggaaaaatgactaaaacaacCTCTGAGGTGAagacatttccacaaaaaatGATGTTTCCAAATCTCTGCAACCAAACAGGGGTTGCAGTtttaaatggatggatgaaatgAAGGAACATCACATGTTCCATCAGTCAAACAAAATTGCCTTTTTTGATCCAAAAAGGACTTGATGTAACAAGttgtgaataaattaatttttgACCTGCAAATAAGAGACCCATTAGCCTTAAGCATGATGTGGATTCTTGAATTTGTGAGTTGCACAGGGTGCGTCTAAACTAAGAAAAGACATGCAAAACAGTCAACATGCACATTACCAGGGCTCTATCTTGCAGACTTAAATCAAATGCACTAATTGATGTTATTAGCTCAGTTAATCAGTATCTTCTGTTTGAATATTCCATGAACATTCTCTCCAAATCATGTTCATGGAACATGAACTGAAGcgtatttttctcttcttttataGCGTAATTCACTCGTAATGGCTTAACAAGGCAAATTTAAGAAAGAGAATACGAAATACATGCAAAATTAAGGCacataaatacaaagaaaaattatatcattatatgCAACTTTAGTTTTTCCTGAGGCACCCCTTGATCGCAGCAGATCTTAACTTCTGGCACACAATGATGACTATGAACACAGTAGGGCAAAAACTACTGACAGTGATGGACGAGGTCATTTAGACGTCTCTTggccagcagccacagcagcagtgtaaaGTTAGTCTAACCCCACAGTTTGACCAGTGTTAACTGTCAACTTCACCCTGTTCGTCCATCAGCCCCCCAGTCTGAACAACCAGGTCCTCCTCAGAGAGCTGCATCTTGACGACAACAGCATCTCCTCCCTGCAGAGCCTCACTGCCTGCTGGCTTCCCCTCCTGCAACATCTCTCTGTGGCCCAAAACAGGTACATTCCTCTAGTTCATGGCCTGTTAtgttacagaaacacaaagaagaaaataacacatATTGAAATTTTTGCCTGTGCTCTTTTTTAGTAGTTTGATATGGAAAATGTAAACTCCACTCACTTCATTCAGACTGTGTCTGCACTAAACAGCTACATGACTGTTATTTAAAGATGGAGTGTAAAACTTTCAAAAGGTCAaaatttgtctctttgtttgcTAGAATTACCCAGCTGCCCTCTGTATCTGATTTGGTGTCCCTTGAAAATCTGGATCTTCGATTCAACTGCATATCAGGTAACAGATTGTCTTCATTAAACAGATGGTTTAAATCCAATATCTTCATTGTAAATGCTGACCAACTGTGCATGTAATGTGGACAAATTCAAAGCCTATGTAGTTTTatcttctgttttctgactgaactattgattttatattttgttgataTTAAGCAGCAGTatacaaagcagctaacattgaaaatttgtatagtggcgctgagctagcagtatagcgaCGCTGCACCtccgttccattgtctgggcAGAACCCTGCTCTGGAACTGGTCACTGGTGAAAgtaatactgaaaaaaacaaaacaaaacattgagtAAACAAAGTTGCTTTCCCACATTTCCCTCAGAGCtccagactgtgtgtgagagtcttGAAGGATGTCACCTCCTACAAAAGGTCCACCTGACAGGGAATCCACTTCAGCAAGAGAGTGGCTGGAGGTAAGGCGAGAGCTGGGTGGAGGAGGTTGAGCAAAATAAATGGGCTAGTGTTTTGCAGGATCTAAACATAATGTTTTGTAATCCGTATGCATCTCCTTGCATGATGAATCGGGCAGTGCTTTATTGAAGTGcgcttttacatttttgggatGGCATTTCACTTTTAGCTCCTCTGAGTACTTGTTAAAGAGTTTCAAATCAAGATGTTGTAACTAGAAATTTCCGCAGTGCTTTCAAAAAATTCTTTGGACAGAAGTCCTAGTTTCAGCTTCCTTTGCTGTGTAACATCACTCGCAGTGATGGATGTTCAAAGGAGCATACCAGTGAAAAGCCAGTCTTTCTCTGTTGGCTCAGGTAGTGTAAACATTCCAGAAGAGCACAGGCCTTCCTGTCCACTTCCCAGGATTAGCACTGTGATCCGCGTCCGCTATTAGATTACGGCGATGTGCCACCGACACCTGCATGTACGTACGTTGCACTAAGTGCTCCTAATTCCCAAAATAttgacacaacagaaaaatcaaTTATCCTTTCAGTGTCAATTTGCTCATTCACTTATCTTGCCTAACTATTTCACCGATGTGAAGACAGTTGCTGTGAGTTTATATGAAAAATATGCAATGACCGCTTATTTTCTTCATGCTTCTATTGGCCTGTAATGAGCAATGATGTCAGCTGATAGAAGTTTGCAAAGTTGTTTAGCTCCTCAGAGCTACTCACACCCATTTagcaaaatgtccaaaaatgaaATCTATACTTTGTTTGCCCGGCCCAAAaccctgttttccttttccatgACCCGTGTTTCAGTTAGAAAATTCTTTTATAGGTTGTTTTGTTAACAGTATGTACATTGTTGTATTTAGGAAGTTTCATCAGTAATTTACCATCAAAATCACACGTATAAGGTGTTGAATGCTGGTTGCACTTGTAATATTCCCACCTTATGCACTACCAGGAATTTGGGTCAATAATGCTATCCgtctgaacatttctgatttttaatttgTAGATGTTCTTGTGTAGTGTGACATTCTCTATccaaaaaactgaacatttaacTGGACATTTAACCCTTCTTAAGCCTTAACTGAAACATTACCTCAATTTTTCATTGAACTTTACCTAACCTCCAGTGCCAACAGTGGAATTAACCCTCTGTATTTCCACACTCATGCCGTGGCCCTTTCATCCCGAGCCAGTGATAACACGGGCTAAATTAAAGCACCAAAAGCAAAGCTCTAAGAATTACGCTCCCTGTAGGCAGCCCGTGATCCAGGAGACGactaaagaagaaaacactgggTCTGATTAATCAGGGCCACTTTAAGAGCATGTGTTTTGGAGGAAGTCTTCACTAAATGAAATACGGACTTGTGCTCATACAGGCTGGggaaggaggatgaaggaaTGTGTGCAAAGCACAGCGTTTCCCTCAGAGAGGAGGTTGAAATTTATATCAATTTAGGAAAGGTTCAGGTTCAGGCCCAAGTCTAGTCAAAGTAGACATAGCTATAGGGAGGAGAGagattcatcttcatctttagcATCTAAATTGTGATGTGATGCACCCACCTTCTTCTGAATAATTATAAGTTATTTATCTAGTTAAGTTCAGAGACCCTGAAAAACTCAGTGTTCCCAGTTCTTTAACTGGAATCATCCAAACATCCACAACTGATGGCATCTAATTGTTTTGTACATAATCTGCCTTCTCCCAAGTGTGTCTAAGTGGCGTTGGTTCCTGAATTGAATTACTTTCCCCACCTCAATGAGCTCATGTAACGATCAAAAGGTCGTATTTAGGTTTGGAGCTTCATTTGAAGACAGCCATCCCGACAACATGCCCAAAGGGTTGGAATCTAATCCCGATCTGTGTTGGAGAGACCAAGTGGGCCACATCAAAACCGCATCCCTCTGACAATGCACAGATCCTGTCCTTTGCAGTCATGTTTGTCTCAGTGTGGCAGTAGGGTCTGGAAAACTTTGCATGCGATCAGAATACAGTACAAAGAATATAAAAGTTTTCATTCCCCAAAAGAattggaaaaaaatgctttacaatCCAGATGTAATCGGCATAAGTGCTACAATTactccaccatcagtgtgtttattttctcactggATTTAATGCTTTGCTCTCTACTTCATCTTATCAGTTGATTAGTAAAATAGAGCAAGATCTACCCATAAAATTCAATTCTAGCCACTGATAGGTAAAACATCTTGAGGTGCACATGTGTATGAAATAAGAACTTCTCCaatattcacaaaaacacacatcctgAGCTGGTGAAATGAAAGGTTCGCCCTCTACACGTGTTTTATCCTCCTCTGGTGACGTGGAAGACAAGATTTAAGAGCATATGGTACTCTGGGAATCAATTCTGAAAAACGCAgttgttcaaaatgtttcttaaaaaaGTTGACTTTGTAGCCTGAGGGCTTGtattttttcacagatttttattgttgctgttccCCAGTGTCTTGTAGAGTTTCCAGCTCCACATTTTCCCACTGCACACAGACCACATTTGGCCTCCGCTGGTGGACACTCTGAGGCTGTTTCTCTGGCAGATAGCTGGGATTCCTCTGCTTGAACATCCTTAGCCTCAGGCAGCGGTTACCTCTCCCCCAGACTCACAGCCATTCAGGGCTCCCCTCCACTGTGAAGGCGTGTGTGACTACACTCCCAAAAAACACTACAAAGTTAACAGCTCCAAACTGTCTCAAATTGTATTCAGATTGTGACTCACAGATCACAGCATGCACCATTTTGACCAGTGGATAAAGTACAGCAAATTCACTAAATCACTGTAAATAGATTAGTCCAGTTAGTCCAAGGAGGACAACATGTTCAGTGCATACAGAGCAGCGCATACAATGAGTTACCTCAGTGGGACTCAGAACACCCTCTCAAGCTCTAATCCTTCAGTATCACAGAAACGTCATGTCTTATATCTTAGACCTGACAGAACCTCTCTCTTTAACGAGTGtaattttgaacattttctctgctgaATCTGAAATTTTGGATTTCTTCTTTGAGTTCTGTTCATGTTGCTCTTCAAGGCCTTCATCATGTTTGAATATGCTGTTATGTACTTTTAACTAAAGAGGGATACTTGTACTAAATTAAATTGTATTGATATTATAGTATActaaaaaataatcagataaTTAATGGCAGAATTACCGCTGATATTTTATCCAGTTTGCTCTCCCTTTCAGATCCACTCTACAGAAAGCAGTGCCTGGCCTGCAGGTCATTGATGACCAGTGGACAGATTCATCTCTATCGCCACCTACTGCTCAACAAGTCACCTTGGCCTCAGGCAGCT
This sequence is a window from Acanthopagrus latus isolate v.2019 chromosome 8, fAcaLat1.1, whole genome shotgun sequence. Protein-coding genes within it:
- the lrriq1 gene encoding leucine-rich repeat and IQ domain-containing protein 1 isoform X3; its protein translation is MDQPNEVCDTIMRELNDLVLSDTDESKEQLSFSSHEEGFDDIPPSLLSYFEISKSRAAVCERLILEDLEDFTVSHHPEDVTILSIGHDKDMMKLNEQVICDPENEENGISSDTHLLASTETETLSDRLCTHNMSLCSNNEDEEHLLFETRTLDISLNGVERKTMSEYEEERKKQQYEEMKLEENKRQIERDFQEELRKIMEAEKLHQKEIELMEKRAQEKLEQEFLLQQELISNLQRRVTEERRVREEEQNRIKRKREEEKVKMEAERKRMEEERKMREEEDKRKREEEKVKMEAERKRMEEERKMRDEEDKRKREEEKVQMEAERKRMEEERKMREEEDKRKREEEKIKMEEERKRQEEERRIREEEQRRMKEEIKIEEMKLKKEEEERGRLEREEKWREEEQIKIDWERRKLENEVRMMQEEQNKEMGEDIERKKEEEEERKREEEEGSKIEEATKEMEKMETERKMMIEIRLKKEDKGRKRKERKDKEGRVTKETEEWKEQVGVTEKEKEANDRKKMAQEKMDEEMRNGDENGNVDEEIILERKKSDKMYRKRLEEEKDRKNMEEEKDPKEVVRNQEGENRKIKEEQRPIVEDEKKNTDVRKIEEEEGVRRQTEKMRRLRVEDNYKKSEEDMRLREENNLDNRKMEHERKTKDEQNKREEVDKTMGEEMRIKEKEISKNRMMQVWGKEVNVVKAHELQEKREERSMKGRNEKKHTDKRENSSPREDSTSWSSSSLKSLLCPDGTKAIPQQQDLYKKISQTSARPSTGSVSLPVCLPEHTEQRRLSWMKDCIPWSKLSLQNRRKQKGSFRSRRGLRRAAESAGSLPPLCPESLLQSTGWKSLQEVTTVTMEDLPGCSLSTLAQCTQLRSLSLRRCSLKSLEGINHLPQLCYIDVQENDISFINCENMICLRVLKLGHNKLTSIHGLAGAENLDVLHLSHNSITRIAGLESVRRLQRLSVDHNQLISTKGLRDVYTLLHLDCSHNHLPSVEGLENSALLNTLDLRANSLTEPPSLNNQVLLRELHLDDNSISSLQSLTACWLPLLQHLSVAQNRITQLPSVSDLVSLENLDLRFNCISELQTVCESLEGCHLLQKVHLTGNPLQQESGWRSTLQKAVPGLQVIDDQWTDSSLSPPTAQQVTLASGSFLAFCQAQLQQTRDLLQQHSRELSKASSSLDAVNVSCQHFTEALQLAVDQRFAHEYGDANVADKHRAAGQTIPEETVDMGSANADKHSECPEIESTEKVPPVTLISDNIGFSTLDEKLAAESRHDTFDTGTTHPQTWPAVSKVNSGSVNTLVTKRKTSSTNLKMAPVFNCQDLDRQIAAAVVIQQLWRKYRQKCGNISSPSTAEKRGGRGGDGVKPGPGPSYINGSVVGQDHAATVIQAFWRGFTLRRRLASALAAVTCSDSGEDDTFEEVDVDEFVFDEAALEKHWTLPLCEDSPLRCYPVSEQPLSLKPTRPFSEPSQYISTVERKSKQAWVAPEQVDSERQRVSPLSSNRSKSPASTSEVSGLSKRSEKILEEWGFTNHHTALLMLKRAQNMKSKKHQQKRRREPSVRLALFRNCGFQSHPVEARNRKARHSSSDIKGLVFSSNGVKQLHQLMK